The Mustelus asterias chromosome 18, sMusAst1.hap1.1, whole genome shotgun sequence genome has a window encoding:
- the LOC144506895 gene encoding EEF1A lysine methyltransferase 3-like, with amino-acid sequence MSSILDVNPSFELEEKSYEFSGHHLKISMFKGAYLGVSAFIWEPGLVLCRYFENENIDFIGKKVLELGSGTGIVGILAVLLGGNVTLTDRPYVLKQIEYNVLANVPLTSRHRSNICALAWGDDQNNFSNDFDFILGSDIVYNPTQFQGLLQTLLHLCSEKTTVYMSSNVTAREGSVNFHEHLLPRQFNSELLHTSGSNFIYKLTKKVPRSI; translated from the exons ATGAGTAGCATCTTGGATGTCAATCCTTCCTTTGAATTGGAGGAGAAGAGTTATGAGTTTAGTGGACACCACTTGAAGATCTCCATGTTTAAAGGAGCGTATCTTGGTGTTTCTGCTTTTATCTGGGAACCC GGCCTTGTTCTCTGTCGGTACTTTGAGAATGAGAACATTGATTTTATTGGGAAGAAGGTCCTTGAACTGGGATCCGGCACAGGAATTGTCGGGATTTTAGCGGTGCTACTGG GTGGAAATGTCACCTTAACGGACAGACCGTACGTTTTGAAGCAAATAGAATATAACGTACTTGCTAACGTTCCACTCACCAGTCGACACCGTTCAAACATCTGTGCCCTTGCGTGGGGTGACGACCAGAATAACTTTTCAAACGACTTCGATTTCATTCTGGGTTCGGACATTGTGTACAACCCAACGCAATTTCAAGGTCTGTTACAGACGCTGTTGCACCTCTGCAGCGAGAAAACTACAGTTTACATGTCTTCTAACGTGACTGCCAGAGAGGGTTCCGTCAATTTTCACGAGCATCTCCTGCCACGGCAGTTCAACAGTGAGCTCCTTCATACAAGCGGAAGCAATTTTATTTACAAACTGACCAAAAAAGTTCCACGTAGCATCTGA